A genomic window from Brachyspira sp. SAP_772 includes:
- a CDS encoding sugar MFS transporter gives MKLNYAHTLYASYNGYITQAIINIFPPLIFIVFQKDFNISLTQIGLLSSFNFAMQMIIDFLAIKFIDKIGYRIPIILAHIFSALGLILLGILPFFINPYIAILISFFINAIGGGLIEVLISPIVEALPENKKTKAMNILHSFYCWGSMGVIIFSTIYFNLFGIENWKYLSIIWAIVPLVNIFLFANVPINILITHEDNKNADNTVSIRKLLSVKIVLVFVLLMICAGASEQTISQWVSLFAELGLNVNKSFGDIFGASMFAFCMGIVRLIYGFKSEQINIKKALIIASIFCFVGYIIIVFSPYALISLIGCALVGLSVSIMWPSVFSLASKTYSKGGTAMFALLALAGDVGCAIGPGIVGFVSNNKKIINIFNNILLDNNIMQIGLKAGIFFAVIFPIIMFITLIFFRRKED, from the coding sequence ATGAAATTAAATTATGCCCACACGTTATATGCGAGTTATAATGGATATATAACACAGGCTATAATAAATATTTTCCCCCCACTTATTTTTATAGTATTTCAAAAAGATTTTAATATATCACTTACTCAAATAGGTTTATTATCTTCTTTCAATTTTGCAATGCAAATGATAATTGACTTTTTAGCTATTAAGTTTATAGATAAAATAGGATATAGAATACCAATAATTTTAGCACATATATTTTCTGCTTTAGGATTAATATTACTTGGCATACTTCCTTTTTTTATTAATCCATATATTGCTATATTAATATCTTTTTTTATCAATGCTATAGGTGGAGGCTTAATAGAAGTTTTAATAAGTCCAATAGTGGAAGCACTCCCAGAAAATAAAAAAACTAAAGCTATGAACATACTTCATTCTTTTTATTGTTGGGGTTCTATGGGTGTTATAATATTTTCTACAATATATTTTAATTTATTTGGAATAGAAAATTGGAAATACTTATCTATTATTTGGGCAATAGTTCCTTTAGTGAATATATTTTTGTTTGCTAATGTGCCTATAAATATTTTGATTACCCATGAAGATAATAAAAACGCTGATAATACGGTTTCTATAAGAAAATTATTATCTGTAAAAATAGTATTAGTTTTTGTTTTGCTTATGATATGTGCAGGGGCTTCTGAACAAACTATTTCTCAGTGGGTATCATTATTTGCCGAGCTTGGGCTTAACGTTAATAAAAGTTTTGGGGATATATTTGGGGCGAGTATGTTTGCTTTTTGTATGGGAATAGTTAGGCTTATTTATGGATTTAAATCTGAACAAATAAACATAAAAAAGGCTCTTATTATAGCTTCTATATTTTGCTTTGTTGGATATATTATAATAGTGTTTAGCCCTTATGCTTTAATATCATTAATAGGCTGTGCTTTAGTTGGTCTTTCTGTATCTATAATGTGGCCTTCTGTATTTAGCTTGGCATCAAAAACTTATAGTAAAGGCGGCACTGCAATGTTTGCTTTGCTTGCTTTGGCTGGAGATGTTGGCTGTGCTATTGGGCCCGGCATTGTAGGGTTTGTTTCTAATAATAAAAAAATAATCAATATATTTAATAATATTCTTTTAGACAATAACATTATGCAAATAGGTTTAAAGGCAGGCATATTCTTTGCGGTAATATTTCCTATTATAATGTTTATAACTTTAATATTTTTTAGAAGAAAAGAAGATTAA
- a CDS encoding tRNA-dihydrouridine synthase, whose protein sequence is MNRKITIENVEIPSRFFLAPMAGYTDYVFRRLSRRFGAGLLVTELVSAAALARMIKKTYRYMEHKEDEYPISLQIFGSKEDDFKKAIELTDLSGFSFIDINMGCPTKKVVRNNGGAGLLSDTDKMVSILNTVKSVSPLPVSVKIRLGFQRGEGGEIERALALKENGAVFLTLHGRYASDLYRGVADWEAIAKVKEALGDNYILIGNGDIKTKEDAKRAFEISKVDGIMVGRAAIGNPWVFRELNTIFDDNSEYNNDDTRNLKEVLIEHINGCCDLYGEVSGIHFMRKFIMKYLTGFRMDKKIEFMKCENKNDLFKLIDEVVKD, encoded by the coding sequence ATGAATAGAAAAATAACAATAGAAAATGTAGAAATTCCTTCAAGATTTTTTTTAGCACCGATGGCAGGCTATACAGATTATGTATTTAGAAGGCTTTCAAGAAGATTTGGTGCAGGGCTTCTTGTTACAGAATTAGTGAGTGCTGCTGCTTTGGCTAGAATGATAAAAAAGACTTATAGATATATGGAACATAAAGAAGATGAATATCCTATATCTTTGCAAATATTTGGAAGTAAAGAAGATGATTTTAAGAAGGCGATAGAGCTTACAGATTTATCTGGTTTTTCGTTTATAGATATTAATATGGGATGCCCTACAAAAAAGGTTGTACGAAACAATGGAGGGGCTGGGCTTTTATCAGATACAGACAAGATGGTTTCTATACTCAATACTGTAAAAAGTGTTTCTCCTTTGCCTGTTAGTGTAAAGATAAGATTAGGTTTTCAGAGAGGCGAGGGCGGTGAAATTGAGAGGGCTTTAGCTTTAAAAGAGAATGGGGCAGTATTTCTCACACTTCATGGAAGGTATGCAAGCGACTTATATAGAGGAGTTGCAGATTGGGAGGCTATTGCTAAGGTAAAAGAAGCTTTGGGAGATAATTATATATTAATTGGGAATGGGGACATAAAAACAAAAGAAGATGCTAAAAGGGCTTTTGAGATATCTAAAGTTGATGGCATTATGGTAGGAAGGGCTGCTATTGGTAATCCTTGGGTGTTTAGAGAATTAAATACTATATTTGATGATAACTCTGAGTATAATAATGATGATACTAGAAATTTAAAAGAGGTTTTAATTGAGCATATAAACGGTTGCTGTGATCTTTATGGAGAGGTGAGCGGTATACATTTTATGCGTAAATTTATTATGAAATATCTCACTGGCTTTAGAATGGATAAAAAAATTGAGTTTATGAAATGCGAAAATAAAAATGATTTGTTTAAGTTAATAGATGAAGTTGTAAAAGATTAA
- a CDS encoding TldD/PmbA family protein translates to MKYFQFDSNFLHSVLEEALKNGGEYADLFFEDTKINNISYLDKKVDDMSLGNNYGVGLRVIVDKKTIYLYSNDTTNDSLINLARSVSSIVKNKKHIVKDFIKSEEKDNHPVHINPFDVNFDEKIETLAYLDKTARKVSDKIKQVSARYMEKERNILVCTSNGILKEDSQTYIRLVMMSMASDGTNTQTSSRTKGALDGFQVIRDINLENMAIETANSAIKMLDSEYPKSGKYPVVIDNAFGGVIFHEACGHALEATSVADNASVFCNKLGEKIASDVVTAIDDGTIKNAWGSYNIDDEGNDAQRTVLIENGILKSYLVDELGSIKMNQKVTGSARRESYKYAPTSRMRNTFIDKGNSTFEELISGIEYGLYAKKMGGGSVDPATTDYNFAVSEGYLIENGKITKPIRGATLIGRGDETLMNIEVVSSNLELADGICGSISGSVPTTVGQPAIRVKELTVGGR, encoded by the coding sequence ATGAAATATTTTCAATTTGACAGCAACTTTTTGCATAGTGTTTTGGAAGAGGCTTTAAAAAATGGAGGCGAGTATGCTGATTTATTTTTTGAAGACACTAAAATTAATAATATAAGTTATTTAGATAAAAAAGTTGATGATATGAGTCTTGGCAACAATTATGGTGTAGGGCTTAGGGTTATAGTTGATAAGAAGACAATATATTTATATTCTAATGACACAACTAACGATAGTTTAATTAATTTAGCAAGAAGTGTATCTTCTATTGTAAAAAATAAAAAACATATAGTAAAAGATTTTATAAAGTCGGAAGAAAAAGATAATCACCCTGTTCATATTAATCCTTTTGATGTTAATTTTGATGAAAAAATAGAAACTCTTGCATATTTGGATAAAACAGCAAGAAAAGTATCAGACAAAATAAAACAGGTAAGTGCGAGGTATATGGAAAAAGAGAGAAATATTTTAGTATGTACAAGTAACGGCATATTAAAAGAAGACTCTCAAACTTATATAAGATTAGTGATGATGTCTATGGCTTCAGACGGCACTAACACACAAACTTCAAGCAGGACAAAAGGAGCATTAGATGGCTTTCAGGTGATAAGAGATATTAACTTGGAGAATATGGCAATAGAGACTGCTAACTCTGCAATAAAAATGCTTGATTCAGAATATCCAAAATCTGGAAAGTATCCTGTTGTAATAGACAATGCTTTTGGCGGTGTAATATTCCATGAGGCTTGCGGGCATGCTTTAGAGGCTACTTCTGTTGCTGATAATGCTAGCGTATTTTGTAATAAATTAGGAGAGAAAATAGCTTCTGATGTTGTTACTGCTATAGATGATGGTACTATAAAAAATGCTTGGGGAAGTTATAATATTGATGATGAAGGCAATGATGCACAAAGAACTGTTTTAATAGAAAATGGAATACTTAAAAGCTATTTGGTTGATGAGCTTGGTTCTATAAAGATGAATCAAAAAGTTACAGGAAGTGCTAGAAGAGAAAGCTACAAATATGCACCTACTTCAAGAATGAGAAACACTTTTATTGATAAAGGAAACTCCACTTTCGAAGAGCTTATATCTGGCATAGAGTACGGACTTTATGCTAAAAAGATGGGAGGAGGTTCTGTGGACCCTGCTACTACAGATTATAACTTTGCTGTATCTGAAGGCTATTTAATAGAAAATGGTAAAATCACTAAGCCTATAAGAGGTGCTACGCTTATAGGAAGAGGAGATGAAACTCTCATGAATATAGAAGTAGTGTCATCAAATTTAGAATTAGCTGACGGAATATGCGGAAGTATTTCTGGAAGTGTGCCTACTAC